The region TCTGGCGGCAGTGGTAGCGGCGACGCCAGCAATCAAGGCGAAGGCCAAGACGACTTTCACTTTGATATCTCTAAAGACGAATACTTAGACTTATTGTTCGATGGCCTTGAGCTGCCCAATTTGGAGAAGAACAAGCTCAATAAGATCAATGAAATGAAAACCTTTAGGGCCGGCTACTCCGCGGCAGGCGTGCCGGCTAACATCAATATTGTACGCTCACTGCGCCAATCGTTAGCGCGGCGCATGGCGCTGCAAGTGGGTAAACGCAAAACCGTGGCCGAGTTGGAGCGAGAATTACTGGAGTTGGGTCGCCACCCCTCGCGCAATTTCGCACGCATTCAAGAACTAGAGCTAGAAATTATCGAGCTCAAACGGCGCATTGCCGCCGTCCCTTTTATTGATACCTTTGATTTGCGCTTTAATAACTTTGTACAGCGCCCGGTGCCCTCCACCCAAGCGGTGATGTTTTGCTTGATGGACGTCTCCGGCTCCATGGATCAAGCCACCAAAGACATGGCCAAGCGTTTCTACCTGCTGCTGTATATGTTTTTAACCCGTACTTATAAAAACGTGGAGGTGGTGTTTATTCGCCATCACACTCAAGCCAAAGAAGTGGACGAGCAGGAGTTCTTTTACTCGCAAGAAACCGGCGGCACTATTGTGTCCAGCGCCTTGCGTTTAATGAAAGAAGTCATAGACGACCGCTACCCCCCGCAGCAATGGAATATTTATGCGGCCCAA is a window of Oceanisphaera sp. IT1-181 DNA encoding:
- a CDS encoding YeaH/YhbH family protein, whose translation is MAHFIDRRLNGRNKSAVNRQRFIRRYQQQLKKAVSDAVLKRSIQDIDNGESVSIPTRDISEPIFHQGKGGLREQVHPGNDQFIAGDKIDRPLGGGSGGSGSGDASNQGEGQDDFHFDISKDEYLDLLFDGLELPNLEKNKLNKINEMKTFRAGYSAAGVPANINIVRSLRQSLARRMALQVGKRKTVAELERELLELGRHPSRNFARIQELELEIIELKRRIAAVPFIDTFDLRFNNFVQRPVPSTQAVMFCLMDVSGSMDQATKDMAKRFYLLLYMFLTRTYKNVEVVFIRHHTQAKEVDEQEFFYSQETGGTIVSSALRLMKEVIDDRYPPQQWNIYAAQASDGDNWADDSPLCKKLLGDDLLSMLRYYAYIEITNRAHQSLWQEYEVLAQDFPNFAMEHIRTVDDIYPVFRELFKKQAVRGAHD